Genomic window (Haladaptatus caseinilyticus):
AGATGCTCGCAATCACGGCAATGACGACAATCGGAACCGCCTGCGTGAGGTAGGTGACTTCCCACAAGACGATAGAGATAGCCGTAATCAATGCACCCTAGATGAGCGCGTTCGCAGTAATTAGGTCGTTCCAGTACACCTCGAAGAGCGGTGTGGTTCGACACTTCATACCAAGTGAATATCTTCGAACAGTAAATATAGATCATTCGAGGCGGGTCGATAGCTGGGTTTCAGGGCAAATGACAGGCGAATACGTCGTCGTGAAGCGTCCCTGTGGCGGTGTCCAAGATCGTTTCCAAATTCTGCGTGTCGTACTGGTTGTACCGAACAAGCGTGTCCAGCGCATCCTCGTCGCCCGCTTCGTACTGGTGCCAGAGTCGGACCGCGTCCTGTCCATCAATGTCCATTCCGCCGCGACTGATGCCGAGTTCGTCTTCCACCGCACTCAACCCGCCCGTGAGGCCGAGACGTTTGCAGGTGTACATCAGATCGACGTGCGGCGTATCGAGCGAGAGATCGAAGTTGTGTTCGAGGAATGGTTGGTCGAACCGTTTTCCGTTGAATGAGACGATGAGGTCGGATCCGCCGAGTTCGCGCTGAAGCGCCTCGGCGGTAAGGTCGTCCCCTCGGACGAGCGTTTTCGTCTCGCCGTCCTGATGAAGACTGACGGTCGTGACGACACTCGAATACTTGCTCAAGCCGGTCGTCTCGATGTCGAAAAAGCAGGTATTTTCCTTGAAGTTTTCGTACAGTCGCCAGTTCTCACCGCTAGGGAACTCGGACGCGAAAAACCGTGAGTTGCCGTCGTCCAGATGCTCGTGCGCGGTAGCGATGAACGACTCGATTCTGTCGGCCGTCGCGTCCCCGACGAGCGACGGATCGAACTCATCCCAGTTGATGCTGCCGTTCCGCCACAGTTTCTGCT
Coding sequences:
- a CDS encoding ribonuclease H-like domain-containing protein, with protein sequence MRIENSFIPVRGVGEKTEQKLWRNGSINWDEFDPSLVGDATADRIESFIATAHEHLDDGNSRFFASEFPSGENWRLYENFKENTCFFDIETTGLSKYSSVVTTVSLHQDGETKTLVRGDDLTAEALQRELGGSDLIVSFNGKRFDQPFLEHNFDLSLDTPHVDLMYTCKRLGLTGGLSAVEDELGISRGGMDIDGQDAVRLWHQYEAGDEDALDTLVRYNQYDTQNLETILDTATGTLHDDVFACHLP